One region of Primulina tabacum isolate GXHZ01 chromosome 1, ASM2559414v2, whole genome shotgun sequence genomic DNA includes:
- the LOC142550087 gene encoding uncharacterized protein LOC142550087 isoform X1 → MRRSKRTATKETQQTLNSSHESGEIHGGVEKGARFFACYLLTSLSPRFKGHTYIGFTVNPRRRIRQHNGEIGSGAWRTKKKRPWEMVLCIYGFPTNVVALQFEWAWQHPAESLAVRSAAASFKSLSGIANKIKLAYTMLSLPAWNSLNLAVNFFSTKYRNQTSGSPTLPQQMRTQIHSMDELPCYNWSNTGANDDLSSDEDHDSTDILQESTHESIEAARKESDSPSSRGFEEIFQNHSSENDDTSHESSGCSKENWIGTKNLLHCREENKRYPSPPNRAESSLVSSFCNIVSYVEDEQIPVLVEEWDKKQLTTYVASEDQLSIHRPCIPRKVEVIDIFTPSPCRMISSGSKKRKAVAYPEIIDLTKSPMFV, encoded by the exons ATGAGGAGAAGTAAGCGTACTGCTACAAAGGAGACCCAACAAACCCTAAATTCATCTCACGAGAGTGGCGAAATTCATGGAGGAGTAGAGAAAGGGGCGAGATTCTTTGCGTGTTATCTGCTCACGTCTCTCAGTCCCAGATTCAAAGGCCACACCTACATAGG ATTTACTGTGAATCCACGGCGGAGAATCAGGCAGCACAACGGCGAAATCGGGAGTGGCGCTTGGCGTACCAAGAAGAAACGTCCGTGGGAAATGGTGCTGTGCATCTATGGCTTCCCCACAAATGTTGTTGCTCTTCAG TTTGAATGGGCGTGGCAACACCCAGCAGAATCTTTGGCTGTAAGATCAGCTGCTGCAAGTTTCAAATCCCTCTCTGGAATTGCCAACAAGATTAAATTGGCCTACACTATGCTCTCACTTCCTGCATGGAACAG CTTGAATCTTGCTGTAAATTTCTTCTCCACGAAGTACAGAAACCAGACATCTGGTTCTCCAACTTTGCCTCAGCAAATGCGAACCCAGATTCATTCAATGGATGAGTTGCCCTGTTACAATTGGAGCAATACAGGGGCCAATGACGATTTGAGTTCCGATGAAGACCATGATTCAACTGACATTTTGCAAGAATCGACACACGAATCTATAGAAGCAGCAAGAAAAGAAAGTGATTCCCCAAGCAGTCGTGGTTTCGAGGAAATTTTTCAAAACCATTCAAGTGAAAATGATGACACAAGCCATGAGTCTAGTGGTTGTTCAAAGGAAAATTGGATAGGGACAAAGAACTTACTGCATTGCAGAGAAGAAAATAAAAGGTATCCATCACCTCCTAATCGAGCAGAATCTTCGTTAGTCAGCAGCTTTTGTAATATTGTCAGTTACGTTGAAGACGAGCAAATACCTGTATTGGTAGAAGAGTGGGACAAGAAACAGCTTACAACCTATGTTGCTAGTGAAGATCAACTCTCAATCCATAGGCCTtgcatacctcgaaaagtcgaGGTTATAGACATTTTTACACCCTCGCCTTGCCGTATGATAAGTTCAGGTAGCAAGAAGAGAAAGGCAGTCGCGTATCCTGAGATAATTGACTTGACAAAGTCTCCCATGTTTGTTTAA
- the LOC142550087 gene encoding uncharacterized protein LOC142550087 isoform X2, with protein MRRSKRTATKETQQTLNSSHESGEIHGGVEKGARFFACYLLTSLSPRFKGHTYIGFTVNPRRRIRQHNGEIGSGAWRTKKKRPWEMFEWAWQHPAESLAVRSAAASFKSLSGIANKIKLAYTMLSLPAWNSLNLAVNFFSTKYRNQTSGSPTLPQQMRTQIHSMDELPCYNWSNTGANDDLSSDEDHDSTDILQESTHESIEAARKESDSPSSRGFEEIFQNHSSENDDTSHESSGCSKENWIGTKNLLHCREENKRYPSPPNRAESSLVSSFCNIVSYVEDEQIPVLVEEWDKKQLTTYVASEDQLSIHRPCIPRKVEVIDIFTPSPCRMISSGSKKRKAVAYPEIIDLTKSPMFV; from the exons ATGAGGAGAAGTAAGCGTACTGCTACAAAGGAGACCCAACAAACCCTAAATTCATCTCACGAGAGTGGCGAAATTCATGGAGGAGTAGAGAAAGGGGCGAGATTCTTTGCGTGTTATCTGCTCACGTCTCTCAGTCCCAGATTCAAAGGCCACACCTACATAGG ATTTACTGTGAATCCACGGCGGAGAATCAGGCAGCACAACGGCGAAATCGGGAGTGGCGCTTGGCGTACCAAGAAGAAACGTCCGTGGGAAATG TTTGAATGGGCGTGGCAACACCCAGCAGAATCTTTGGCTGTAAGATCAGCTGCTGCAAGTTTCAAATCCCTCTCTGGAATTGCCAACAAGATTAAATTGGCCTACACTATGCTCTCACTTCCTGCATGGAACAG CTTGAATCTTGCTGTAAATTTCTTCTCCACGAAGTACAGAAACCAGACATCTGGTTCTCCAACTTTGCCTCAGCAAATGCGAACCCAGATTCATTCAATGGATGAGTTGCCCTGTTACAATTGGAGCAATACAGGGGCCAATGACGATTTGAGTTCCGATGAAGACCATGATTCAACTGACATTTTGCAAGAATCGACACACGAATCTATAGAAGCAGCAAGAAAAGAAAGTGATTCCCCAAGCAGTCGTGGTTTCGAGGAAATTTTTCAAAACCATTCAAGTGAAAATGATGACACAAGCCATGAGTCTAGTGGTTGTTCAAAGGAAAATTGGATAGGGACAAAGAACTTACTGCATTGCAGAGAAGAAAATAAAAGGTATCCATCACCTCCTAATCGAGCAGAATCTTCGTTAGTCAGCAGCTTTTGTAATATTGTCAGTTACGTTGAAGACGAGCAAATACCTGTATTGGTAGAAGAGTGGGACAAGAAACAGCTTACAACCTATGTTGCTAGTGAAGATCAACTCTCAATCCATAGGCCTtgcatacctcgaaaagtcgaGGTTATAGACATTTTTACACCCTCGCCTTGCCGTATGATAAGTTCAGGTAGCAAGAAGAGAAAGGCAGTCGCGTATCCTGAGATAATTGACTTGACAAAGTCTCCCATGTTTGTTTAA
- the LOC142550079 gene encoding CBL-interacting serine/threonine-protein kinase 10-like: protein MDNKSGVLMQRYEIGRLLGQGAFAKVYYARSYQTGQSVAIKVIDKEKVMRIGNAAQIIREISIMRLARHPNIIFLYEVLATKTKIYFVMEYAKGGELFSKVAKGKLPEDVARKYFQQLINAVDFCHSRAVYHRDLKPENILLDENENLKVSDFGLSALAESKRLDGLLHTTCGTPAYVSPEVINRKGYDGAKADVWSCGVILYVLLAGYLPFYDSNLMEMYRKIVKAKFKFPSWFQPEVRKLLTRILDPNPESRITIARIKENAWFRRGTSMKSRTYNGESSTTNSSDRNVAASFQHENGGSLEEIPRITNLNAFDIISLSDGFDVSRLFEEPCLKARFFSWKPASVIVSTLEEIAKRSKQKISKKDEGLFRFEAAKEGRNGILSIEAEIFGVAPASHMVEVRKTSGDTSEYHNLLDEVLRPGLQEIVWT, encoded by the coding sequence ATGGATAACAAGAGCGGAGTACTGATGCAAAGATACGAGATAGGAAGGTTATTAGGTCAGGGTGCGTTTGCAAAAGTTTATTATGCTAGGAGTTACCAGACGGGGCAAAGTGTTGCTATTAAAGTGATAGACAAGGAGAAGGTCATGAGAATTGGGAATGCTGCTCAAATTATACGCGAAATATCCATTATGAGACTGGCGAGACATCcaaatattatatttctttATGAAGTTTTGGCTACAAAAACCAAGATTTATTTTGTGATGGAGTATGCTAAAGGTGGCGAGCTATTCAGCAAGGTGGCTAAGGGAAAATTACCGGAAGATGtagcaagaaaatattttcagcagTTAATAAATGCAGTTGATTTCTGCCATAGCAGGGCTGTCTACCATCGGGATTTAAAACCTGAAAACATATTATTAGACGAGAACGAAAACCTGAAAGTTTCAGATTTTGGTTTGAGTGCCCTTGCTGAATCAAAACGCCTAGACGGGCTCCTTCATACCACGTGTGGAACTCCTGCCTATGTTTCTCCTGAAGTAATAAACAGGAAAGGTTATGATGGGGCAAAAGCTGATGTTTGGTCGTGTGGGGTGATTCTTTATGTTTTATTGGCCGGCTATCTGCCATTCTATGATTCTAATTTGATGGAGATGTACAGAAAAATCGTGAAAGCGAAATTTAAGTTCCCGAGTTGGTTTCAACCTGAAGTACGCAAATTACTTACAAGAATACTGGATCCAAATCCGGAAAGTCGAATTACAATAGCAAGAATCAAGGAAAATGCTTGGTTTAGGCGAGGGACAAGcatgaaatcaagaacatataatgGAGAGAGTAGTACAACTAATTCATCAGATAGAAATGTCGCGGCTTCATTTCAGCACGAAAATGGTGGTTCTTTGGAAGAAATTCCTAGGATTACAAACCTAAATGCGTTTGATATAATCTCATTGTCAGATGGATTTGATGTTTCCAGATTGTTCGAGGAGCCTTGTTTAAAAGCCCGATTCTTTTCCTGGAAACCTGCATCAGTTATTGTCTCTACGCTGGAAGAAATTGCCAAACGTTCAAAGCAGAAGATAAGTAAAAAGGACGAGGGGTTGTTCAGGTTTGAGGCAGCGAAGGAAGGTAGGAATGGAATTTTATCAATTGAAGCGGAGATATTTGGGGTCGCCCCAGCGTCTCATATGGTGGAAGTGAGGAAAACAAGTGGAGATACCTCGGAATATCATAATTTATTGGATGAAGTCCTTAGACCTGGtcttcaagaaattgtttggaCTTGA
- the LOC142550097 gene encoding LOB domain-containing protein 15-like — MSRERVEGLEEIGKKLKTQSNGCSVMGKRQTMLNTITPCAACKLLRRRCAEECPFSPYFSPHEPQKFSAVHKVFGASNVSKMLMEVPESQRADAANCLVYEANVRLRDPVYGCMGEISALQHQVQNLQAQLNAVRAEIITYKYREAANNIINASNDHAAALAVSVAELPQAPTTPTLSPPAPTPPPPPSVSISSSSSAPSLYTSPTNTASYRSISNNQVPYFD, encoded by the exons ATGTCCAGAGAAAG GGTGGAAGGGTTAGAAGAGATTGGAAAGAAGTTGAAGACGCAGAGTAATGGTTGTTCAGTGATGGGAAAGAGACAGACGATGCTAAACACAATAACTCCATGCGCGGCTTGTAAGCTTTTGCGAAGAAGATGCGCAGAAGAATGCCCATTTTCTCCTTATTTTTCCCCGCATGAACCCCAGAAATTTTCTGCTGTTCACAAAGTCTTTGGAGCAAGTAACGTTTCCAAGATGCTCATg GAGGTGCCCGAGTCGCAAAGAGCCGATGCTGCAAACTGCTTAGTTTATGAAGCCAATGTGAGGCTTAGAGATCCAGTTTATGGATGCATGGGTGAGATTTCTGCATTGCAACATCAGGTTCAAAATTTACAAGCCCAACTTAATGCTGTCAGGGCTGAGATAATAACATACAAATATAGAGAAGCTGCAAATAACATCATCAATGCATCTAATGATCATGCCGCCGCTTTGGCTGTTTCCGTGGCTGAGCTGCCACAAGCTCCGACAACTCCAACCCTTTCTCCACCAGCTCCAACTCCACCACCACCTCCGTCAGTTTCCATTTCCTCGTCTTCTTCGGCTCCGTCTTTGTACACCTCTCCAACTAACACTGCTAGCTACAGAAGCATTTCCAACAATCAGGTACCTTACTTTGATTAG
- the LOC142550108 gene encoding uncharacterized protein LOC142550108 gives MSGLREEIRRRMIVHNPRTVDRAMLLARGLEVELFGKVMDRGRSRSELGQGLEQRGPMNMNWANQAHSIGKDCHPSNPPSRLNARALGPGEEYPHRPHAPTNYGGGSRFYPGGNSGGTTRIQSPKNCDGRIVSHQEFLHRREKGLCFKCGEPYHPLHRCVNRSLRVTILAEEDGEEVEEGQGTTEEGIDQQQGEAEAWLGAPVTEYNTLELPMYSVRGINQPQTMKMKAKVAGREVVAMVDSGASHNFISRNLIADLGIKADEGVKFSVCLGDGCRVACQGLCKGVEVDLGLCQIQIEGYLFDLGELDLILGVDWLRTLGDVMLNWAKMEMRFTWQGQTVVLRGDPTLSRSVVSFKSIAKVREVQFQEGDMVYLKLRPHRQNSVCSRIAQKLSNRFYGPFKIEKKVGTVAYKLQLPEGSRVHPVFHVSCLKRAVGTSDVEIKLPEEIDTDLLMTFEPDVVLAERIKHLKGQPCQQILVRWKGRSEEEATWESLEDFQGQFPDYHLEDKAHFEEASNVMSPNSIMKDSSPSGPETSKGPTKIAFEKPKIVKTYAKRNKGEKHVNGGE, from the exons ATGAGCGGGTTGCGGGAGGAGATTCGTCGGCGAATGATTGTTCATAATCCGCGGACAGTGGATCGCGCGATGTTGTTAGCAAGGGGGTTGGAAgtggagttgttcggtaaggtGATGGATCGTGGCAGAAGTAGATCTGAGCTTGGCCAGGGTCTTGAACAGAGAGGGCCCATGAATATGAATTGGGCTAATCAGGCCCATTCCATTGGTAAGGATTGCCATCCTAGTAACCCACCATCACGTCTTAATGCAAGAGCGTTGGGTCCAGGAGAAGAATACCCGCACAGGCCGCACGCCCCGACGAATTACGGAGGGGGGTCGCGATTTTATCCTGGCGGGAACAGTGGCGGAACAACGAGGATCCAGTCACCGAAGAATTGTGATGGTAGAATCGTGTCACACCAAGAGTTTTTGCACAGGAGAGAGAAGGGGTTGTGCTTTAAATGTGGGGAACCATATCACCCCTTACATCGATGTGTGAATAGGAGTTTAAGGGTGACGATTTTGGCGGAAGAGGATGGGGAAGAAGTCGAGGAGGGCCAGGGAACAACTGAGGAGGGAATTGACCAACAGCAGGGGGAGGCTGAAGCATGGTTGGGAGCCCCGGTTACTGAATACAATACGCTGGAGCTGCCAATGTACTCCGTCAGAGGTATTAATCAACCGCAGACAATGAAAATGAAGGCGAAGGTAGCAGGACGAGAGGTGGTGGCGATGGTTGACAGTGGTGCGAGCCACAACTTCATTTCGAGGAATTTGATTGCTGATTTGGGAATCAAAGCGGATGAGGGGGTGAAATTTAGCGTGTGCCTGGGGGATGGATGCCGTGTGGCTTGTCAAGGGTTGTGTAAAGGGGTAGAAGTCGATTTGGGTCTTTGCCAGATACAAATCGAGGGGTATTTATTTGATTTGGGTGAACTTGATCTTATTCTGGGCGTTGATTGGCTCCGAACTTTGGGCGACGTCATGCTGAATTGGGCCAAAATGGAGATGAGATTTACGTGGCAAGGGCAGACTGTGGTTCTACGAGGGGACCCGACACTCAGTAGGTCCGTGGTATCGTTCAAATCGATTGCTAAAGTAAGAGAG GTTCAATTTCAAGAAGGAGACATGGTATACTTGAAGTTGAGACCACATCGGCAGAATTCAGTATGTTCCAGAATTGCTCAGAAACTTTCTAACAGGTTCTATGGGCCATTTAAGATTGAAAAGAAGGTGGGGACAGTTGCCTATAAGTTACAGCTGCCCGAGGGGTCGAGGGTGCATCCAGTTTTTCATGTTTCATGCTTGAAACGAGCAGTGGGCACCTCTGATGTTGAGATCAAACTACCTGAGGAAATCGACACAGATTTGCTCATGACTTTTGAACCTGACGTGGTTTTAGCAGAGAGGATTAAACATCTCAAAGGGCAGCCCTGTCAACAGATTTTAGTGCGATGGAAGGGACGATCcgaagaggaagctacgtgggagagTCTAGAAGATTTTCAAGGGCAGTTTCCTGATTATCACCTTGAGGACAAGGCGCATTTTGAGGAGGCCAGTAATGTTATGAGCCCAAATTCAATCATGAAAGACTCAAGTCCATCAGGCCCAGAGACATCCAAAGGCCCAACTAAAATAGCCTTTGAGAAGCCCAAGATAGTTAAAACGTATGCTAAGAGGAACAAGGGAGAGAAACACGTGAATGGAGGGGAATAA